One window of Corynebacterium sp. P3-F1 genomic DNA carries:
- a CDS encoding malate synthase G: MTTPQFEDRTERVEAAGLQVARPLYDFVTEQLLPEINIDAEKFWADAAQYFAELAPKNKALLARRDELQEQLDQYYRDNPGQPDPAEHEEYLRSIGYLVDQPLDGAIRTQNVDEEFANVAGPQLVVPITNARFAINAANARYGSLYDALYGTDAIPTEGGAEPGEGYNPVRGDRVIEWARTFLDEAVPLEGASHADVDSYEIAEDGSLKITADGNEVALKNPEAYLGYQGEKNAPTGIVLRNNNLHLIIQLDREHPVGKTDRAGVADVVLESAVSAIMDFEDSAAAVDGTDKAAAYATWFGLNKGDISETVSKGDKSFERTQSDDLTFTSKDGSEETLHGRAMMLCRNVGHLMTNPAILVDGEEVPEGLLDGLITVAAAIPGLREDNPHRNSRTGSMYIVKPKQHGPEEVAFTNEIFDRVEEILGLPKNTVKVGVMDEERRTSANLDACIMEAADRLVFINTGFLDRTGDEIHTSMQAGPMVRKADMQTAPWKQAYENHNVDAGLAHELPGRAQIGKGMWAETEHMAAMLEKKIGQPREGANTAWVPSPTGATLHATHYHQVDVHEVQDELRANGRRDSLKDLLTVPVNTAGDNWSDEEKAEELDNNCQSILGYVVRWVEHGVGCSKVPDIHDVDLMEDRATLRISSQILANWILHGVVTEEQVLDSLERMAVKVDEQNAGDPNYRPMAEDYDASIGFQAAKDLILKGTESPSGYTEPILHAKRREFKAANGLA, encoded by the coding sequence ATGACTACGCCGCAATTCGAGGACCGCACCGAGCGCGTGGAGGCCGCTGGCCTGCAGGTTGCACGCCCGCTGTACGACTTTGTCACGGAGCAGCTTCTGCCGGAGATCAACATCGACGCCGAGAAGTTCTGGGCCGACGCAGCCCAGTACTTCGCTGAGCTGGCTCCGAAGAACAAGGCGCTGCTCGCTCGCCGCGACGAGCTGCAGGAGCAGCTGGACCAGTACTACCGCGACAACCCGGGCCAGCCGGATCCGGCGGAGCACGAGGAGTACCTGCGCTCCATCGGCTACCTGGTGGACCAGCCTCTCGACGGCGCGATCCGCACCCAGAACGTGGACGAGGAGTTCGCCAACGTCGCCGGCCCGCAGCTCGTTGTGCCTATTACTAATGCACGCTTTGCCATCAATGCCGCCAATGCGCGTTACGGCTCCCTGTACGACGCGCTCTACGGCACCGACGCGATCCCGACCGAGGGCGGCGCTGAGCCGGGGGAGGGCTACAACCCGGTCCGCGGCGACCGCGTGATCGAGTGGGCGCGCACCTTCCTCGACGAGGCTGTTCCGCTTGAGGGTGCTTCCCACGCTGACGTCGACTCCTACGAGATCGCGGAAGATGGCTCGCTGAAGATTACCGCCGACGGCAACGAGGTGGCTCTGAAGAACCCGGAGGCCTACCTCGGCTACCAGGGCGAGAAGAACGCCCCGACCGGCATAGTGCTGCGCAACAACAACCTGCACCTGATCATCCAGCTCGACCGCGAGCACCCGGTGGGCAAGACGGACCGCGCAGGCGTGGCCGACGTTGTGCTCGAGTCCGCTGTGTCCGCGATCATGGACTTCGAGGACTCCGCCGCGGCTGTGGACGGCACTGACAAGGCCGCCGCCTACGCCACTTGGTTCGGCCTGAACAAGGGCGACATCTCGGAGACCGTGTCCAAGGGCGACAAGTCTTTCGAGCGCACCCAGTCCGACGACCTCACGTTCACTTCCAAGGACGGCTCCGAGGAGACCCTCCACGGCCGCGCGATGATGCTGTGCCGCAACGTGGGCCACCTGATGACAAACCCGGCGATTCTCGTCGACGGCGAGGAAGTTCCGGAGGGCCTGCTCGACGGCCTGATCACCGTCGCTGCGGCGATCCCGGGTCTGCGCGAGGACAACCCGCACCGCAACTCCCGCACGGGTTCCATGTACATCGTGAAGCCGAAGCAGCACGGTCCGGAGGAAGTCGCGTTCACCAACGAGATTTTCGACCGCGTCGAGGAGATCCTTGGTCTGCCGAAGAACACCGTCAAGGTCGGCGTGATGGACGAGGAGCGCCGCACCTCCGCAAACCTGGATGCTTGCATCATGGAGGCGGCCGACCGCCTCGTGTTCATCAACACCGGCTTCCTCGACCGCACGGGCGACGAGATCCACACCTCCATGCAGGCGGGTCCGATGGTCCGCAAGGCCGATATGCAGACCGCTCCGTGGAAGCAGGCGTACGAGAACCACAACGTCGACGCAGGCCTCGCGCACGAACTGCCGGGACGCGCCCAGATTGGTAAGGGCATGTGGGCTGAGACCGAACACATGGCCGCAATGCTGGAGAAGAAGATCGGCCAGCCGCGCGAGGGCGCGAACACCGCATGGGTCCCCTCCCCGACCGGTGCGACGCTGCACGCCACCCACTACCACCAGGTGGACGTCCACGAGGTGCAGGACGAGCTGCGGGCGAACGGCCGCCGCGACTCTCTGAAGGACCTGCTCACCGTCCCGGTCAACACGGCGGGCGATAACTGGTCCGACGAGGAGAAGGCGGAGGAGCTGGACAACAACTGCCAGTCGATCCTGGGCTACGTGGTCCGCTGGGTCGAGCACGGCGTGGGCTGCTCCAAGGTTCCGGACATCCACGACGTGGACCTCATGGAGGACCGCGCTACCCTGCGCATCTCCTCCCAGATCCTGGCCAACTGGATCCTGCACGGTGTGGTCACTGAAGAGCAGGTTCTCGACTCCCTGGAGCGCATGGCGGTCAAGGTTGACGAGCAGAACGCCGGCGACCCGAACTACCGCCCGATGGCCGAAGACTACGACGCGTCCATTGGTTTCCAGGCCGCGAAGGACCTCATCCTCAAGGGCACCGAGTCCCCGTCCGGCTACACCGAGCCGATCCTGCACGCGAAGCGCCGCGAGTTTAAGGCGGCTAACGGTCTCGCATAG
- the aceA gene encoding isocitrate lyase codes for MTTTGQARTAQEIQKDWDENPRWKGVTRDYTAEQVAELQGTVVEEQTLARRGAEILWDGITKGDGSYIHALGALTGNQAVQQVRGGLQAVYLSGWQVAGDANLSGNTYPDQSLYPANSVPNVVRRINNALTRADQISRVEGDTSVDNWLVPIVADGEAGFGGALNVYELQRAMIQAGAAGTHWEDQLASEKKCGHLGGKVLIPTQQHIRTLSSARLAADVLNVPTVVIGRTDAEAATLLTSDVDERDAKFLTGERSAEGYYYVKNGVEPCIDRAKSYAPYADLIWMETGTPDLELAKKFADGVHEEFPDQLLAYNCSPSFNWSSHLDEEEIAKFQKELGKMGFVFQFITLAGFHALNYSMFDLAHGYAREGMPAFVDLQNREFQAASERGFTAVKHQREVGAGYFDRVATTVDPNSSTTALKGSTEEGQF; via the coding sequence ATGACCACCACTGGACAGGCTCGTACTGCTCAGGAAATCCAGAAGGACTGGGACGAGAACCCCCGCTGGAAGGGCGTCACCCGCGATTACACCGCAGAGCAGGTCGCTGAGCTGCAGGGCACCGTCGTCGAGGAGCAGACCCTCGCACGTCGCGGCGCTGAGATCCTCTGGGACGGCATCACCAAGGGCGACGGCTCCTACATCCACGCACTGGGTGCCCTCACCGGTAACCAGGCTGTGCAGCAGGTCCGCGGCGGCCTTCAGGCTGTCTACCTGTCCGGTTGGCAGGTCGCCGGTGACGCGAACCTCTCCGGCAACACCTACCCGGACCAGTCCCTGTACCCGGCAAACTCCGTCCCGAACGTTGTGCGCCGCATCAACAACGCTCTGACCCGCGCAGACCAGATCTCCCGCGTCGAGGGCGACACCTCCGTGGACAACTGGCTCGTCCCGATCGTGGCTGACGGTGAGGCTGGCTTCGGTGGCGCCCTCAACGTCTACGAGCTGCAGCGCGCAATGATCCAGGCTGGTGCCGCTGGTACCCACTGGGAGGACCAGCTCGCTTCCGAGAAGAAGTGCGGCCACCTGGGCGGCAAGGTCCTCATCCCGACCCAGCAGCACATCCGCACCCTGTCCTCCGCTCGTCTGGCTGCCGACGTCCTCAACGTCCCGACCGTTGTCATCGGCCGCACCGACGCTGAAGCTGCAACCCTGCTGACCTCCGACGTCGATGAGCGCGACGCTAAGTTCCTGACCGGTGAGCGCTCCGCTGAGGGCTACTACTACGTCAAGAACGGCGTTGAGCCCTGCATCGACCGTGCGAAGTCCTACGCTCCGTACGCCGACCTGATCTGGATGGAGACCGGTACTCCGGACCTCGAGCTGGCTAAGAAGTTCGCCGACGGCGTCCACGAGGAGTTCCCGGACCAGCTCCTGGCTTACAACTGCTCCCCGTCCTTCAACTGGTCCTCCCACCTGGACGAGGAAGAGATCGCCAAGTTCCAGAAGGAGCTGGGCAAGATGGGCTTCGTCTTCCAGTTCATCACCCTGGCTGGCTTCCACGCCCTCAACTACTCCATGTTCGACCTGGCACACGGCTACGCTCGCGAGGGCATGCCGGCGTTCGTCGACCTGCAGAACCGCGAGTTCCAGGCTGCTTCCGAGCGCGGCTTCACCGCTGTGAAGCACCAGCGCGAGGTCGGTGCAGGCTACTTCGACCGCGTCGCCACCACCGTCGACCCGAACTCCTCCACCACCGCCCTGAAGGGCTCCACCGAGGAGGGCCAGTTCTAA
- the rraA gene encoding ribonuclease E activity regulator RraA, protein MTDIQFIATADIADIHDTEVRSCDIQFRNFGGKTEFCGEIHTISCFQDNGLVKKTLNSPGEGKVLVVDGHASMHTALMGDMIAEAGVENGWAGVIINGPIRDSAEVAKMNFGCKALGSNPRKSAKDGIGKENVVLRLGGVDFVPGEYVYADSDGVVVSESPVEPK, encoded by the coding sequence ATGACCGACATCCAGTTCATCGCCACCGCCGATATCGCCGATATTCACGACACGGAGGTGCGCAGCTGCGACATCCAGTTCCGCAATTTCGGCGGCAAGACGGAGTTCTGCGGTGAGATCCACACCATTTCCTGCTTCCAGGACAACGGCCTGGTGAAGAAGACGCTGAACTCCCCGGGCGAGGGCAAGGTTCTCGTCGTCGACGGCCACGCCAGCATGCACACGGCCCTGATGGGCGACATGATCGCAGAAGCCGGCGTCGAGAACGGCTGGGCAGGCGTGATCATCAACGGCCCGATCCGCGACTCCGCCGAGGTGGCCAAGATGAACTTCGGCTGCAAGGCTTTGGGCTCCAACCCGCGCAAGTCCGCCAAGGACGGCATTGGCAAGGAGAACGTCGTGTTGCGTCTCGGCGGCGTCGATTTCGTGCCGGGCGAGTACGTGTACGCAGATTCAGACGGTGTCGTGGTCTCCGAATCCCCGGTCGAGCCCAAGTAG
- a CDS encoding Fpg/Nei family DNA glycosylase, protein MPEGHVLHRLARTLNADFRSGPVEVTSPQGRFSREASLIDGTRLLRASAHGKHLFIHFGGEDSEPEHTVYIHLGLIGSLRFEPAEEEWGQMRLHISNGETAANLRGPQKCELMSPGEAAGIVDKSGFDPIVELAPPEALWERVHRSKRTIGSLLMDQKLFAGVGNIYRAEVLFRQGIDPALPGNQLDRTQFDAIWTDLAKLMAYGVDHGRIDTVRPEHTPEAMGREPRKDDHGGEVYVYRRAADPCYVCGSPIETKVLEGRKLYWCPGCQ, encoded by the coding sequence ATGCCCGAAGGTCACGTGCTCCACCGTCTCGCACGCACGCTCAACGCGGATTTCCGCTCAGGCCCCGTGGAGGTGACCAGCCCGCAGGGGAGATTTTCCCGCGAAGCATCGCTTATCGACGGCACACGTCTCCTCCGCGCCTCGGCCCACGGCAAGCATCTGTTCATTCACTTCGGTGGTGAAGATTCAGAACCCGAGCACACCGTCTATATTCACCTCGGATTGATCGGTTCCCTTCGCTTTGAACCGGCCGAGGAAGAGTGGGGCCAAATGCGGCTCCACATCTCTAACGGGGAGACCGCGGCGAACCTGCGTGGCCCGCAGAAATGCGAATTGATGTCACCGGGGGAGGCGGCTGGGATCGTCGATAAGTCCGGGTTTGATCCGATCGTCGAGCTCGCCCCTCCTGAGGCGCTGTGGGAGCGCGTGCACCGTTCGAAGCGCACGATCGGTTCCCTGCTGATGGACCAGAAGCTGTTTGCCGGCGTGGGCAATATCTACCGCGCCGAAGTTCTGTTCCGGCAGGGGATCGACCCTGCGCTGCCCGGAAACCAGCTGGACCGCACTCAATTCGACGCGATCTGGACTGACTTGGCCAAGCTGATGGCGTACGGCGTAGACCACGGGCGAATCGACACTGTCCGCCCCGAACACACGCCCGAAGCAATGGGCCGTGAACCCCGCAAGGACGACCACGGCGGCGAAGTGTACGTCTACCGCCGAGCTGCCGACCCATGCTACGTCTGCGGCTCCCCGATTGAGACGAAGGTCCTCGAGGGCCGCAAGCTGTACTGGTGCCCGGGCTGCCAGTAA
- a CDS encoding ABC transporter ATP-binding protein: protein MTTVTDTRRTSQSTSGRAPALSMKNVTVTFSDGDGRITALDNASLTAEPRTVTFVVGASGSGKSTLLSAAAGLLTPDSGTVEIAGEPISDDVRLNHVGMVFQQPNLIASLTVRDQLLVTEHIRGTRGRELGAKKSHADDLLELVGLEGLGDRRMQQLSGGQRQRVGIARALMGVPSLVLADEPTAALDTNRSQEIITLLRNVTEEIGPACLIVTHETELIEDGDRVIQVSDGHVTEG, encoded by the coding sequence ATGACTACTGTTACTGACACCCGCCGCACGTCCCAGTCCACCAGCGGGCGCGCTCCCGCGCTGTCCATGAAGAATGTCACCGTCACGTTCTCGGACGGCGACGGACGCATCACCGCCCTGGACAACGCCAGCCTCACCGCTGAGCCACGCACCGTCACCTTCGTTGTCGGCGCGTCCGGCTCCGGCAAGTCCACGCTGCTCTCCGCTGCTGCTGGCTTACTCACTCCTGACTCCGGCACGGTGGAGATAGCCGGTGAGCCGATCAGCGACGATGTCCGCCTCAACCACGTCGGCATGGTCTTCCAGCAGCCCAACCTCATCGCATCTCTCACGGTGCGCGACCAGCTGCTGGTCACCGAGCACATCCGTGGCACCCGCGGCAGGGAGCTCGGCGCCAAGAAGTCCCACGCGGACGACTTGCTCGAGCTCGTGGGCCTCGAAGGCCTCGGCGACCGCCGCATGCAGCAGCTTTCCGGCGGCCAGCGTCAACGCGTCGGCATCGCCCGCGCCCTGATGGGCGTGCCGAGCCTCGTGCTTGCCGACGAGCCCACCGCCGCCCTCGACACCAACCGCTCCCAAGAGATCATCACGCTCCTGCGCAATGTGACCGAGGAGATCGGCCCGGCCTGCCTGATCGTCACCCACGAGACCGAGCTGATCGAAGACGGCGACCGCGTCATCCAGGTCAGCGACGGCCACGTCACGGAGGGCTAG
- a CDS encoding ABC transporter permease — translation MFVALRDLLNAKGRFGLIAGVVALVTFLVVMLTGLTAGLGKQNTSALEALDPAAVTFDDPDNPSYTTSRIAEADEGTTPLGTGQTLMTRADGSEDSVAILGLPSGTTLPDSQVLEDHAIASKALKLIDGESITVGGAPVTVGTQAEDLYFAHSPVLWVPTETWQAAMHTDAVGTVELSDDKETAPEGSVALKDSFDALPAYSSEQGSLKMIQGFLYLISALVTVAFLSVWTAQRTRDLSILKAIGASNSYLLKDSIGQAALILALGAVIGTAAAAGLGALAANVAPFVLSPASVILPALAIWILGMGGAALATRSISRVDPQLALGGAA, via the coding sequence ATGTTTGTTGCTCTGAGAGATTTGCTGAATGCCAAAGGGCGCTTCGGCCTCATCGCAGGCGTGGTGGCGCTCGTGACTTTCCTCGTGGTCATGCTCACGGGTCTCACCGCCGGTCTGGGCAAGCAGAACACCTCTGCCCTCGAAGCCCTCGATCCGGCTGCCGTGACGTTCGACGACCCCGACAACCCGTCCTACACCACCTCGCGCATCGCGGAGGCGGATGAGGGAACCACCCCGCTGGGCACCGGCCAGACGCTGATGACCCGCGCTGACGGTTCCGAGGACTCCGTGGCTATTCTCGGCTTGCCCTCCGGCACGACGCTTCCCGACAGCCAGGTCCTCGAGGACCACGCAATCGCATCTAAGGCGCTCAAGCTTATCGACGGCGAGTCCATCACCGTCGGCGGCGCCCCCGTCACGGTCGGCACCCAGGCGGAGGACCTCTACTTCGCCCACTCCCCCGTGCTGTGGGTGCCGACGGAAACGTGGCAGGCCGCCATGCACACCGATGCCGTGGGCACGGTGGAGCTGTCCGACGACAAGGAGACCGCGCCGGAAGGCTCCGTCGCATTGAAGGACTCCTTCGACGCTCTGCCCGCCTACTCCTCCGAGCAGGGCTCCCTGAAGATGATCCAGGGCTTCCTGTACCTCATCTCCGCCCTGGTCACCGTTGCGTTCTTGAGTGTGTGGACCGCGCAGCGCACCCGCGACCTGTCCATCCTCAAGGCCATCGGTGCATCCAACAGCTACCTGCTCAAGGACAGCATCGGCCAGGCAGCCCTCATCCTCGCTCTAGGCGCTGTGATCGGCACCGCCGCGGCTGCGGGTCTTGGTGCTCTCGCCGCGAATGTCGCGCCGTTCGTCCTCTCCCCGGCCAGCGTGATCCTGCCTGCCCTGGCCATTTGGATCCTCGGCATGGGCGGCGCGGCCCTTGCCACCCGTTCTATCTCCCGCGTCGACCCGCAACTCGCACTTGGAGGTGCAGCTTAA
- a CDS encoding sensor histidine kinase translates to MRTTSRILAFLRVSLHVLVALLLVVGLIGVADSRVPALTACLAFVFAALYLAGTVLHHRGKNLPRGAEWGWLAAVAVLWVALVWASPDFAWLEFPLVMLACYLFPAPVGLATALAAGAFTIAVMAPATGIGGIIGPTIGTLVAVVASYAYQALRAEAEHYKLTAARLEATQLELAESQYQAGALQERTRLAREVHDTTAQGLSSIVLFGRVASGHLESGDPARVDKAREILGTIVETASDNLAEARRFITANSPEAAPLSERLEAVAASARSRQKAIDSPLDLTLVAPGADLITGEAAGVVERIVREGVSNIVRHSHANKAVVTVEKLGNVATVDVFDDGTGVKRPAGHGLTGLRARVAEVGGTLELESSPRGTVLAARIPLED, encoded by the coding sequence GTGAGAACAACCAGCCGTATCCTCGCCTTTCTGCGCGTGAGCCTGCATGTGCTTGTCGCACTGCTGCTCGTCGTCGGCCTGATCGGCGTCGCAGACTCCCGCGTCCCCGCGCTGACCGCGTGTCTAGCCTTCGTTTTCGCCGCCCTCTACCTCGCCGGCACTGTGCTGCACCACCGCGGTAAGAATCTGCCGCGCGGGGCCGAATGGGGGTGGCTGGCCGCCGTCGCGGTGCTCTGGGTCGCGCTCGTGTGGGCGTCGCCGGACTTCGCGTGGCTAGAGTTCCCGCTGGTCATGCTCGCGTGTTACCTGTTCCCTGCCCCGGTGGGGCTCGCCACAGCGCTGGCGGCGGGAGCGTTCACAATCGCGGTGATGGCCCCTGCGACGGGGATCGGCGGGATCATTGGTCCGACCATCGGCACACTCGTCGCTGTGGTGGCCAGCTACGCGTACCAGGCACTTCGTGCGGAGGCTGAGCACTACAAGCTCACCGCGGCCCGGCTCGAGGCCACCCAGCTGGAGCTGGCGGAGAGCCAGTACCAAGCCGGTGCCCTGCAGGAACGCACCCGGCTGGCGCGCGAGGTCCACGACACCACGGCGCAGGGGTTGAGCAGCATCGTCTTATTCGGCCGCGTGGCTTCCGGCCACCTCGAATCCGGCGACCCGGCGCGGGTGGACAAGGCACGCGAGATCCTGGGCACCATTGTGGAGACTGCCAGCGACAACTTGGCGGAGGCCCGGCGTTTCATCACCGCGAACTCGCCGGAGGCGGCCCCGTTGAGCGAGAGGTTGGAGGCGGTCGCGGCGTCGGCACGCAGCCGGCAGAAGGCCATCGATTCGCCGCTGGACCTCACCCTCGTCGCTCCCGGCGCGGACCTGATCACCGGGGAGGCCGCGGGCGTGGTGGAGCGCATCGTGCGCGAGGGCGTGAGCAATATCGTGCGCCATTCGCACGCGAACAAGGCGGTCGTCACCGTGGAGAAACTGGGTAATGTCGCCACAGTGGATGTGTTCGACGACGGCACGGGAGTCAAGCGCCCCGCCGGCCACGGCCTGACAGGCCTGCGCGCCCGCGTCGCCGAAGTCGGGGGCACGCTCGAACTGGAAAGCTCGCCGCGCGGCACCGTGCTCGCGGCACGAATCCCCTTGGAGGACTAA
- a CDS encoding response regulator transcription factor, translating into MVRIMLIDDHPVVRAGLRAVLENDGQIEVVAQGSDGTAVNDLPEGVDVVVTDIQMPTMTGIEVAQKLQAAGGPPVLILTTYDTQADVVGAMEAGALGYVLKDAPEEDLRAAVLAAAKGERTLSPQVANVLAERLTRPDIALSAREMEILEALATGASNRDIADRLFISAATVKTHLVHIYSKLGVDNRTAAIAAAREKRII; encoded by the coding sequence ATGGTCCGCATCATGCTTATCGACGATCACCCGGTCGTCCGCGCCGGCCTCCGCGCCGTGCTGGAGAACGACGGGCAGATCGAGGTCGTGGCCCAGGGCTCCGACGGCACGGCTGTCAATGATCTGCCTGAGGGGGTGGATGTGGTGGTGACTGATATCCAGATGCCCACCATGACCGGCATCGAGGTGGCACAGAAACTCCAGGCCGCGGGTGGTCCGCCCGTCTTGATTCTGACTACCTACGACACCCAGGCAGACGTCGTCGGGGCGATGGAAGCCGGGGCGCTCGGCTACGTTCTCAAGGACGCCCCGGAGGAAGACCTGCGCGCCGCAGTGCTCGCCGCCGCGAAAGGGGAGAGGACTCTGTCACCCCAGGTGGCGAACGTGCTTGCCGAGCGTCTCACCCGCCCCGATATTGCATTGAGCGCCCGCGAGATGGAGATCCTGGAGGCCCTAGCCACCGGTGCCTCCAACCGCGACATCGCCGACCGACTGTTCATTTCGGCCGCCACGGTGAAGACCCACTTGGTGCACATCTACAGCAAGCTCGGGGTGGACAACCGCACCGCCGCCATCGCCGCCGCCAGGGAGAAACGCATCATCTAG
- a CDS encoding bifunctional ADP-dependent NAD(P)H-hydrate dehydratase/NAD(P)H-hydrate epimerase, which yields MVYAYTAEQIRAAEKPLLETQAEPDELMKSAAHAVFEAAETMLTWPDPLAFMREKPKTLLIVGKGGNGGDALYAGTELALAGHTVDAWLAWGSAHEPALEAFRNAGGTVLKETPRDLRDYRFAIDGLTGLGGAGGLDEETGRVIQGLADWYAHVLAVDVPSGIDADTGEVGAIHVTADATVTFGGWRLAHGLAPECGIQLLADPHLADGRSISGNLDPINAAAALSRAVSGTHEWPETLTELRCTNVPNLEPRFHDDKYSGGVVGIRAGSDTYPGAAILCVAGAVNATPSMVRYAGPQAMEVVRAWPEVVVTRKLEDAGRVQAWVFGPGVGTGSTADSELAYLLGREEPLLIDADGLTLLSLDPELRKLLRNRAGQTVLTPHDGEFARFRDAEGIEASGNRLAETRALAEALNCIVLRKGRSTIMCNARHDGTDSIVDAGTSWAATPGSGDVLAGVVGAHLAQTAARWGNDAFLSDTQPVVIHGVASALAARTEYGDGPTHASAIARAVPAATAKLNRFTGLPAASTQR from the coding sequence ATGGTTTACGCGTACACAGCCGAACAGATCCGGGCAGCCGAGAAGCCCCTGCTGGAGACTCAGGCCGAGCCGGATGAGTTGATGAAGTCCGCGGCCCACGCCGTGTTCGAGGCCGCGGAGACAATGCTCACGTGGCCCGATCCTCTCGCCTTCATGCGGGAGAAGCCGAAGACGCTCCTGATTGTGGGCAAGGGCGGTAACGGCGGCGACGCGCTCTACGCCGGTACAGAGCTCGCGTTGGCCGGCCACACCGTCGACGCGTGGCTGGCATGGGGGAGTGCGCACGAACCGGCGCTGGAGGCCTTCCGCAACGCCGGCGGCACCGTGCTCAAGGAGACTCCGCGGGACCTGCGCGACTACCGCTTCGCTATCGACGGGCTCACCGGCCTCGGCGGCGCAGGCGGTCTCGACGAGGAGACTGGCCGCGTCATCCAGGGGTTGGCCGACTGGTACGCGCACGTACTCGCTGTCGACGTCCCCTCCGGCATCGACGCGGACACTGGTGAGGTGGGCGCGATCCACGTCACCGCCGACGCCACCGTGACCTTCGGCGGGTGGCGCCTCGCGCACGGTCTCGCTCCTGAGTGCGGCATTCAGCTGCTCGCCGACCCACATCTCGCCGACGGGCGATCCATCAGCGGAAACCTCGACCCCATCAATGCCGCCGCGGCTCTGTCCCGCGCAGTGAGCGGGACTCACGAATGGCCGGAGACCCTCACGGAGCTGCGGTGCACGAACGTCCCGAACCTGGAGCCGCGTTTCCACGACGACAAATACAGCGGCGGTGTCGTGGGCATCCGCGCTGGCAGCGACACCTATCCCGGCGCGGCAATCCTCTGCGTCGCGGGCGCTGTCAACGCCACACCATCAATGGTCCGCTACGCCGGGCCGCAGGCGATGGAGGTGGTGCGGGCGTGGCCGGAGGTCGTCGTCACGCGAAAGCTCGAAGATGCCGGGCGCGTGCAAGCGTGGGTCTTCGGTCCGGGCGTGGGCACGGGCAGCACCGCGGACAGCGAGCTCGCGTACTTGCTCGGCCGCGAGGAGCCGTTGCTTATCGACGCCGACGGGCTCACCCTCCTCTCCCTCGACCCCGAATTGCGCAAGCTGCTTCGTAACCGTGCCGGCCAGACCGTGCTCACCCCGCACGACGGCGAGTTCGCCCGGTTCCGCGATGCTGAGGGCATCGAGGCCTCCGGAAACCGGCTCGCGGAGACCCGTGCTCTCGCTGAGGCCTTGAATTGCATCGTGCTCCGCAAGGGTCGCAGCACCATCATGTGCAACGCGCGCCACGACGGCACGGACTCCATCGTGGATGCGGGGACCTCGTGGGCGGCGACCCCCGGCTCAGGCGACGTCCTCGCTGGTGTCGTCGGCGCCCACCTTGCCCAGACGGCTGCACGCTGGGGCAACGATGCTTTCCTGAGTGATACTCAGCCCGTTGTCATTCACGGCGTAGCAAGCGCACTCGCCGCTCGAACGGAGTACGGGGACGGTCCCACTCACGCCAGCGCTATCGCTCGCGCCGTGCCCGCAGCGACAGCGAAACTGAACCGGTTCACCGGTCTGCCGGCAGCTTCCACACAGCGGTGA
- a CDS encoding TIGR02206 family membrane protein, with translation MPYQPGPWTSTHTGKTYPTITQYDQKHLALMVFFIMLCGILVVAVKKLPGSVVKASRKVAGAIMGIITTAYYLWVLNPKRLVWDETAPFHITDALRVVTPLALGTGNPTATAISYYWGLFLNPMALFFPDMAFVQDNKVLQEVAYWYFHMAASVVPVVLTFGLGYRPSWKDWRMITGVTVAWAAFAATMNRFTGGNYMFLADHPRGWSPLQLFGRWPWYLAIVGPGVIGVFALLTAVWKLPADR, from the coding sequence ATGCCCTACCAACCCGGCCCGTGGACTTCGACGCACACGGGCAAGACGTACCCGACAATCACGCAGTACGACCAGAAACACCTCGCGCTCATGGTGTTCTTCATCATGCTGTGCGGGATTCTCGTCGTTGCGGTGAAGAAACTGCCTGGGTCCGTTGTCAAGGCATCGCGCAAGGTGGCTGGGGCGATCATGGGGATCATCACTACCGCCTACTACTTGTGGGTACTGAACCCGAAGCGTTTGGTGTGGGACGAGACAGCTCCGTTCCACATCACGGACGCTCTGCGTGTGGTCACTCCGCTGGCGCTGGGCACCGGTAACCCCACGGCCACTGCGATCAGCTACTACTGGGGTCTCTTCCTCAACCCAATGGCGCTGTTCTTCCCGGATATGGCGTTCGTGCAGGACAACAAAGTGCTGCAGGAGGTCGCGTACTGGTACTTCCACATGGCGGCCAGCGTCGTTCCGGTGGTTCTGACATTTGGGCTGGGTTACCGCCCGAGCTGGAAAGACTGGCGGATGATCACGGGGGTGACAGTCGCATGGGCGGCTTTCGCGGCTACGATGAACCGGTTCACCGGCGGCAACTACATGTTCCTTGCGGACCACCCGCGCGGCTGGTCGCCGCTGCAGCTATTCGGCCGGTGGCCGTGGTACTTGGCCATCGTTGGCCCCGGAGTCATTGGAGTATTCGCGCTGCTCACCGCTGTGTGGAAGCTGCCGGCAGACCGGTGA